A genomic region of Peptoniphilus sp. ING2-D1G contains the following coding sequences:
- a CDS encoding putative tellurite resistance protein (This family consists of several prokaryotic TelA like proteins. TelA and KlA are associated with tellurite resistance [PUBMED:9406390] and plasmid fertility inhibition [PUBMED:7665479]; High confidence in function and specificity), producing the protein MDKEIKLTLEENEDENLQTIAEIEKKAEVKESKPVELQLTDEEQKQIDEFSKKIDITNTNMVIQYGASAQKKIANFSEQTLEKVRTKDLEEVGDLLSNVVTELKNFDIAEEDKGIVGFFKKAINNANSIKAKYTKVEGNVEEVQRSLEKHQIKLLKDLSTLDYMYDLNRDYYKELVMYVEAGKKKLDVARGQELPALEEKAKVSNLPVDAQKVNDYQNMINRFEKKLHDLELTKTISLQMAPQIRMVQASNTVMVEKIQSTIVNTIPLWKSQMVLNLSATHSLEAAKTQKEVTDFTNALLKKNAEMVKQSTIETAKESERGIVDLETIRYTNQALIDALNEVRNIQIEGSKKREEASRELVKIEEDLKQSLLK; encoded by the coding sequence AAATTGACCTTAGAAGAAAATGAAGACGAAAATCTTCAAACTATTGCTGAAATTGAAAAGAAAGCTGAAGTTAAAGAGTCAAAGCCCGTTGAGTTGCAACTTACCGATGAAGAGCAAAAACAAATAGATGAATTTTCAAAAAAAATCGACATCACAAACACAAACATGGTAATTCAATACGGAGCCAGCGCTCAAAAGAAGATAGCCAATTTTTCGGAACAAACTTTGGAAAAGGTCAGAACCAAGGATTTGGAAGAAGTTGGAGATTTGCTCTCAAATGTAGTTACAGAGCTTAAAAATTTTGACATCGCAGAAGAAGACAAAGGAATAGTAGGCTTTTTCAAAAAAGCCATCAACAATGCAAACAGCATAAAAGCCAAGTACACAAAGGTTGAAGGCAATGTGGAAGAAGTCCAAAGAAGCCTTGAAAAACATCAAATCAAGCTTTTAAAGGATCTTTCAACCCTTGATTACATGTATGACTTAAACAGAGATTACTACAAGGAACTGGTAATGTATGTGGAAGCGGGAAAGAAAAAGTTGGATGTGGCAAGAGGTCAAGAGCTTCCTGCCCTTGAAGAAAAAGCCAAGGTTTCAAATTTGCCTGTAGATGCTCAAAAAGTAAATGATTATCAAAACATGATAAACAGATTTGAAAAGAAACTACATGATTTGGAACTGACAAAGACGATATCACTTCAAATGGCACCGCAAATAAGAATGGTACAAGCTTCAAACACCGTAATGGTGGAAAAAATTCAGTCCACAATAGTAAATACCATTCCCCTTTGGAAATCTCAAATGGTTTTAAACTTGAGCGCAACCCATTCACTGGAAGCTGCCAAGACTCAAAAAGAAGTTACTGACTTCACAAATGCACTTTTGAAGAAAAACGCTGAAATGGTTAAACAAAGTACCATTGAAACAGCAAAGGAATCTGAAAGAGGTATTGTCGACTTAGAAACTATCAGGTACACAAACCAAGCTCTTATAGATGCCCTTAACGAAGTCAGAAACATTCAGATAGAAGGCTCCAAGAAGAGAGAAGAAGCAAGCAGGGAACTCGTTAAAATCGAAGAAGACTTAAAACAATCACTTCTTAAATAA